One Tachysurus vachellii isolate PV-2020 chromosome 5, HZAU_Pvac_v1, whole genome shotgun sequence genomic window, TCTTTAAAATACAGTAGGTgttgatcatttattttaatctatcTATACTGTTAAATTAGATAGCATAATAATTAGAAAGTTTGTGGAAAaacagtgtgttttatacaATACTTACTCTGATTTGTGCATATTCttatgaagggtgccaataattttggattTGACAGATATACAGAAACTAGTACTAAAAGTATTCATGTGATATGTGAAGAACTGCAGATTTAGAAGGAAAATGCAGCCCGAACTATAAAACGCACGCGACATCTGAATTGTCTGATAACGCATTTATATATGCAATCTATAGTTCCAGATACATATGTAAACATGTACTTTCCCCAAAAATAAGAACAGTAAAGgcatatgaaaataaatcaaaaagaaaaggcaacattaaaaaaaaaaaaaaaaggtgaaataaaCCTTTGGCTtagaaaataataagaaataaaaaaccccACAGTTACAGTATAATAAGGTGAGCatgagagaacgagagagagagagagagagagagagagagaacactgtCACTATAACACAAAGATTGCAGAGGGTTTCCATGCAACACTTCGGAGGAGTCGGTGAGTCGGAGTAGGCCAGATTGTTCCAGAACTTtccaacacacccacacacccggCCAGACGACACACGGCACTGTACCAGTCACATTTCTGACTACACCCATGAAGCAAAGTCGTGAAATAATTTCAGACGGCAAACTGAGCCACAGACACAAGTCTGCCTGCCTTACGCATCAGTGCTGACGATCTAATAATACCCCAAACGTGCCTGGTACGGATCTGCTAATTATGATGTTATCATGTTTCCAATTACAGAAATCTTTGCTCTTGAGTGGTACATTTGGTGATCGACTCAAACCATGCAGCGAATTTAGGTTTGGTAAATCTATGAAAGAATAAAACTCACTATCATCGTTTTAAATGCTTCTTCGATCGATGCCGACATCAATGACGGGGCTATCTGGCCTCATCCAGTCCGGGTATGGGGTGATTTTACACGTATTCTGAACGCTGTAATGTGTGATATCTATGTACATTTTAGGAAGCGGTGGAAAACTATACCGCAAGCAAAGGAACGGAATAAAACCCTATCTAGAAGTCACAGCACAGCACTAAAACATAAGCACTATCTACCAGCAGGATTACAAGAATGTGCAAGAAAACAACTAAGATTGCAAACGTCTAAAACCTGCAGCAAACCGAACTACACTTGGGTAGGAATTTTgtccaaaagaaaaaacaaaaacaaaaaaaaaacacaaataaaaaaatgataaagttgCACCGATAAAGTTGTTGAGTTTTCATCTTTACTTCAACTGCATCCTAATGATGTGGCTTGGCTGTGTTGGAGTAAAAAGGCACAATTCAAATAGGAACAGGaaaagatggtgtgtgtgtgtgtgttttttttctttttcttgattATAGGGCAGAGGTGATAAAATAGGAGTGATTTCATATCAACTGAATGTTCCTCGAGTCCAGAAATGTGCATCATATGCAACATCATATGCAATATCTGAATTGATTGTAGCGTCCCTATCGTTTCTTTTGTCTCCTCACACGTTTTGAGTCTCATCATTTTTAAACTTCAACTcaagcacacagacagattGTCAAGGCGAACACATAAAAAGTGAAATatatagcttaaaaaaaaataataataaaaaatgttcatgATACAGACATCACCACTACAACAGGATGATTGACTATTTCCCCCCGTGTTTGAGTCCTGATAAGCCTGGAGTCCATGACGTTCCTTAACGACGTTGCGTTTTCGATGAAACTAAATGTgttactcttttttttgtttacatcatTGTAACTTCATTATATCTATAATCTACAGAATATAATTTATTCCTCTTTGCATATAGAATGATATGTGGTCTTGAAACACTCCCAAATGGTAAATGGGAGATTGATAGGAAAAACTCGGGTGGATTTCAAGCCCAATTCCAAGTAGGAGCTTAAAAGTGATCTACCTGTTGGATCCTGTTTATCCTGAACAACATGTTAATTCGAATGAATCTACTAAATCAAGTAGTTGAATGAGTTCCCACTACTGTAATGTTTATCTACTTCGTGACCTCGGCGTCAGCGGCTATGCGTTGGATCTTTACGCAATGATTCTGCACGAACAAAGCAGCGCCTTGAGATGGAACGAATGAACAATTTACTGAAACCAAACTGACAGTCTTTCGAGTCTTTGATTCCCAGACATCTCACGCTTAACTTTGTTGGGGAAGTGACATCACGTTACACCGAACCCAGCCGCACAACAGTCTGTTGTATTCTCTATTTTTggctcattttttccccccattgaAGTCTCACTTTTATTCTTACAGCTTAATCTGAAGGCTGTGAATTTCTCTTGGTCCATAAGTCCAGTGATCGCATCACCTCCAAGATTCGTTATGGCTtgacaaagcacagagctcactttttgttactttttattATGTTGCTCATTTTTTCTgcaggggagaaaaaaaaagcgagAAAATCTCTGGGGAAAAGTTGAATTGCAAAGAGTTTGAGAAGGAAGGAGACACCATGGCGGGagaagaacagtgtgtgtgacgCTCAGGCTTTGCGTTCCACCGGCTGCTGCAGGCACACCTCGCTTCCGGCGGATACGATCGGCAGTCGGTTGTCCATGTGATAACTGATCAGGTGACTGACGCTTTCGAAGCGATGGTCTTTGGTACGGACCTTTGAACAGAAACGAGAGAGGTAGCGTGAGACAAAACCAGCCAGCCTCGCTAATATACTAACTTTATCCACAGTAACAATcccttatatatataattttgcaaTATATCTCAtaacccatcatcatcatcatgttaaGTCGTGATGTAACGATCTTCAGATAACACTCATACTGAGTCTAAGCTGACGGACTCACGCTTTCCCATACTGTCTCTTGCTATCTCACTTTAATGGCCTTTTATTACCTCTACACGTTTACGCCGCCGTTTTGCTTTTAAAAACTTACTGTGTAAACTACACCTCCAGGAAAGATGGTATGAAGATAAAGCTTGTAAACGATACTACAACACTATTTTTGCAGCATTTTGGAAAAAACTCAATTCAAATTTACTTAAAACAATGGATTTAAATGGCTTTCATCAGCAACATCTACTGCAAATTATTCATTAACCTTTTGTTATTTACTGTGTCATAGACTGTCTCTGACACTCTTGCGTCCTCGTCCTCTAGCAGGACACATTTCTCTCCACCCAAATGAATAAAGCTGCCATAAGATGACGATGACAGTTGTATCTGTTAATTGGCCTCTCACAGGTGCTGTACCTCACCAACTCATCAATATGCTAAAAACTATTTAACTGGCAAACCAACATTTCTAACAGACTCTGCCAGCGCTGGGTTTATATTAGCCCAACGATACTCCTGTAGCTAGCCTAGGGGTCAACTAGAAGTactaatttagtttttcatcCTTGCTTACATTCAAACATATAACagacctgcttttttttttttttttaaatacgtcaTCATAAACGTGGCACAAGCCGGAAATCTCTTCCACGTCATGTCAGACTTATCAAGCGGACAAACACAAAAGCTACCACATGCCCTTCCTTTATCCTTCGTTCTTACCACTCCTTCCGGGTCCACCAGCAGCAGGTGTTTGGGTTGGCCTCCCTGCTGGCCTGTCAGCACGTACTGGCCTGGCGTGGTTCCTGACTCGCGCACTAGAAAGTCGCCGTCTTTGCTCAGCAGTTTCTCTGCCTTCTTGCGGCTCAGAGGACCGTGAAACCAGGGCTCACTCTGCAGCTGCTGAGCCAGAGGGGGCATTGCGCCCGACACGCTCAGGGCATCATCAAACGGCTCTGTGGAGatgcataaaacaaacaataactgtGTGGTCTGATGAAGCGGAGTTATTGGTACCACTATGacgttaattattttcctataacatcatgtgatttattcttcttctattctataccacagcaatttgccagtgCTTACAATTTCTCTGTGTATTCATTCGGCACCTCATATTTAATCCTTTAGAGCTGTGAAACTGCCATGAGACAGGTAAGCTCCTGCTTtcgcttatgttatagcagcacTAAACAGTTATTCTCTCACCAGCCTCTTTTTCCCTGTTTTCtgatattataattaaaaaaaaaatgcagaaaaatagaaatgcttaaaatcctctgtcctgaagactctcCTACTGACAAAACGTTACCACAACATCCGACACCCCTTCCAAAAACGTTAAACGCTTCCaactaaaagctttttaatctgtttattattaacttaCAAGTCCCTACGAATCGGTTGCCGCAATGGAAATGATAACGTATTAGAATTAATGCATTATTAATAGAAACATGTGATTTGCAACTGGGTCAAAACTGTCCATGTCGATGAATCGACAGCTTTTGACCGATCGGATTTCAGCATCGCTGGGATTTAAATACCATTCACATCGCTGGGATTTAATTCCATTCTCACTAATgtatgaaaaataaagtaagaCTAGAAAGTCGAGGAAAGCGAGACGTTCACAGTTCGAGTGCCATTTTACTCACTCATGTCGAAAGCATCTCGGTGAGTGCTGCCATTAGCTGCGGCCACTTGGGGGCGGGATTTATCCACATTGACATATGACGGGTCATCAAACAGGCCACCTTCTTTTGCTCCGACTGAATAAGATgtgatgacagagagagagagagagagagagagagagagagagagagagagagagagagagagagagagagagagagagagagagagaataacagaAATGATAGTAGACATTAGAGCGGTGACCTTCAGAGCAACGCTGTAAGCACAGCGTAGAGCTTAAATGCCACTGACGGCAAGAGCCACAAAACATCCTGTAACAGATACAGACCTGGTAGTGGAGGCAGAGGTTGCTTATGGATGTCATTTATTCCAGGCTGACCATACGGCTGTGTGTGCACAGAAAACAACAGATAAggttgtaaacatttttttatataggaCATACCTCTTCTGtgcaataataatcataaagaATCATTCGCACTACTAATTTGTCTCCAAACATGCAGGCTATGTTGTTTGCATATAAAGACAATCTGCATTCTGAACCGCTTGTAGATGGTTCCAGTACATGAAAACTTCTATAAAGTTTGTTTCCCTGTTTAATAGTGCTGGCACCCTGCTAAGAAGACTAACCAAATTTTAGCATTAGCAGTGTAACTGGGCTGCAGGTTATTTAGTGATGAAACGTGTCTGATGGGAAAAGTGCTGTAAGTGTCTGGAGCAGCACAAACTAATTAGTTGACTAATATGTTCACACTTATACTTTCAGTACTGTGGTGTGCCGTTAAGTAGGTGGGCAGCTGAAAAGAAGACAACAAGTATAGTAACAAGCCAAGAGAACTTCAAGAGTCTGGAAATATCTCAGACTAGTTTAAGCCAACTACAGACAGCAGCATTGTGGGTAAGACTCCACTGGGAAAAGTCTtttcctttaattaaaaaggtgtctgttttaatgtttcagTTTTTGACTTTCATTATTATGTAATGTGGAatgcaggactttttttttttttttttgtctggtccACTTCCTGACATAACTTGCAGCCTGCGTATGGATTACATGCAAATGAAGAGACACACGGACACCAAACAGGTCAGAAGGTCTCACTAGTGTGGCTCCTGTGCTGTGCCCAGGACGAGTTCTCATGTCCACCAGGCCTCCTGGGGGCGGCTGTTTCCCGGGAAAGTTATTATAATACGGAACCTCTGGGGGAGGAGCAaagtcctcttcctcctcctcccatGCTGAGCCATCAAAAGGAGCCATCCtgatatacagacagagagagagagagagagagagagagagagagagagagagagagcgagagagcgagagagcgagcgagagagagagattctttaATGAATTGTACCCAGGACGCTCAATTCTGTCTTCTAAGCTGCTTTAGTCTTCGTGTTAGTGTTTAAGTCTAGCAAACATGACTACTACCTGCAGTCTATAAAacatactataataataataataataataataataataataggaaaaagaagaagaggaggaagaagattTAAGTGCCTTCAACAATGACACTATTCCCTGCATATTTACAGGTTATATAAACTAGGACTTGTGTGAATATGCAGCTGTGAATACAGCTGTATTGCATCCAGCTCAGCAAAACAGAGCAATGCTGTGCTTACAAACacttgcacacagacacacacatgcacgcaatCACATGCGCACTCACTCTGTCATTAAGTGAGCCCGTCAGTCCGTGAGCCAGTGACTCGCTCAGTCAGCCAGTGACTCGCTCAGTCAGCCAGTGACTCGCTCGCTCAGTCAGCCAGtcactcgctcgctcagtcAGCCAGtcactcgctcgctcagtcAGCCAGtcactcgctcgctcagtcAGCCAGTCACTCGCTCACTCAGTCAGccagccactcactcactcactcagtcagccagccactcactcgctcactcagtCAGCCAgccactcactcgctcactcagtcagtcagccaGTCACTCGCTCAGTCAGTCATTAAGtgagtcactcactcactcactcactcactcactcactcactcactcactcactcactcactcactcactcactcactcactcactcactcactcactcactcactcactcactcactcactcactcactcactcactcactcactcactcactcactcactcactcactcactcactcactcactcactcactcactcactcactcactcactcactcactcagtcattgAATCGGTCAGTCATTCACTTAGTCACTCACCGGTCATGTGGGGTGACAAGTTTTGGGGGGTTCTTCAGATACTGCTTGAAACGCAGCTCAAAGGCCTGTCCAATGGTGCTGATCACTTCCTGGGCCAAGCCCTCAGAACACTCCAGGATGTGACATGCTACCACACAGAAAGTCAAAACATATAATATCAATATGACACTCTAGAGCATGTATGATAAGGTAATGAGGTAAGTTTACACTTACCTCTCTGGTTGACAGGATCTTTGGCTACGTAGGCTACATATTCCGCTGTATCctaaaaataagagagagaacgTTACGGACAGAGAGGAGGAAGCAAGCAGAGGATTCACTTTTTGGTGAGTCAGCTTTAGTTTGtagaaaagtataaataaaaacgAGAAGGACAAGGAAGTCAGAAAAATATGAGAAAAGTTAGCTTTTTGGGCCGTAGGAGAATCAACTCATCACTAAGGGAGAGAAACAACAAGTGAACAAGGAAGAATGATCTCAAACCACAGGGCaggagagcagagcagagcagagcaggtaaagaaggagaaaaataagATGCAGGAGTGAAAAGATGGAcacagaaagcaaaaaaaaaaaaaaaaaaaaaggcaagagtGAAGGCTGTGGGACTCACTGGATCTCCTCCCGATGCAAAAGAGATGGACTGCATGTGATGGTTGGCAATAATCTGTAGGGAGACAAAAAGGTGAAGGacgaatggagagagagaaaatatggtTGGGgtaatggttaaaaaaataactgtgcGAGGTGAAAGTGGAAAATAC contains:
- the shc1 gene encoding SHC-transforming protein 1 isoform X2, producing the protein MDYVDMNRLGVASRRARVEGGQLGGDEWTRHGSFVNKPTRGWLHSDNVVSTTGVSYTVRYMGCVEVLQSMRALDFNTRTQVTREAISVVCEAVPGAKGAQRRRKPTSRCLTSILGKSNLRFAGMTINLTVSTNSLNLLTTDCKQIIANHHMQSISFASGGDPDTAEYVAYVAKDPVNQRACHILECSEGLAQEVISTIGQAFELRFKQYLKNPPKLVTPHDRMAPFDGSAWEEEEEDFAPPPEVPYYNNFPGKQPPPGGLVDMRTRPGHSTGATLPYGQPGINDIHKQPLPPLPVGAKEGGLFDDPSYVNVDKSRPQVAAANGSTHRDAFDMKPFDDALSVSGAMPPLAQQLQSEPWFHGPLSRKKAEKLLSKDGDFLVRESGTTPGQYVLTGQQGGQPKHLLLVDPEGVVRTKDHRFESVSHLISYHMDNRLPIVSAGSEVCLQQPVERKA
- the shc1 gene encoding SHC-transforming protein 1 isoform X3, with amino-acid sequence MNRLGVASRRARVEGGQLGGDEWTRHGSFVNKPTRGWLHSDNVVSTTGVSYTVRYMGCVEVLQSMRALDFNTRTQVTREAISVVCEAVPGAKGAQRRRKPTSRCLTSILGKSNLRFAGMTINLTVSTNSLNLLTTDCKQIIANHHMQSISFASGGDPDTAEYVAYVAKDPVNQRACHILECSEGLAQEVISTIGQAFELRFKQYLKNPPKLVTPHDRMAPFDGSAWEEEEEDFAPPPEVPYYNNFPGKQPPPGGLVDMRTRPGHSTGATLPYGQPGINDIHKQPLPPLPVGAKEGGLFDDPSYVNVDKSRPQVAAANGSTHRDAFDMKPFDDALSVSGAMPPLAQQLQSEPWFHGPLSRKKAEKLLSKDGDFLVRESGTTPGQYVLTGQQGGQPKHLLLVDPEGVVRTKDHRFESVSHLISYHMDNRLPIVSAGSEVCLQQPVERKA
- the shc1 gene encoding SHC-transforming protein 1 isoform X1, which gives rise to MELVPKTKYTPFRSDSFSSTDSNPSLPSSAPLTPLTPPSIASSLSSSSLAPILPPTSPRPAENSPTTLCSFFPRMGSLRLGMSATFLPGLKTSNRPQEAPSTSSSSSASPPLPPPPTLLPLTAPSPPPRPPQDMNRLGVASRRARVEGGQLGGDEWTRHGSFVNKPTRGWLHSDNVVSTTGVSYTVRYMGCVEVLQSMRALDFNTRTQVTREAISVVCEAVPGAKGAQRRRKPTSRCLTSILGKSNLRFAGMTINLTVSTNSLNLLTTDCKQIIANHHMQSISFASGGDPDTAEYVAYVAKDPVNQRACHILECSEGLAQEVISTIGQAFELRFKQYLKNPPKLVTPHDRMAPFDGSAWEEEEEDFAPPPEVPYYNNFPGKQPPPGGLVDMRTRPGHSTGATLPYGQPGINDIHKQPLPPLPVGAKEGGLFDDPSYVNVDKSRPQVAAANGSTHRDAFDMKPFDDALSVSGAMPPLAQQLQSEPWFHGPLSRKKAEKLLSKDGDFLVRESGTTPGQYVLTGQQGGQPKHLLLVDPEGVVRTKDHRFESVSHLISYHMDNRLPIVSAGSEVCLQQPVERKA